The following are encoded together in the Clostridium sp. BJN0013 genome:
- a CDS encoding phage tail protein: MADNFGLKIGVEGEREFKQALSDINQSFKVLGSEMTLVTSQFDKNDKSIQSVTARNAVLNKEIDAQKDKIATLKAALDNASSSFGENDRRTQNWQIQLNKAQAELNGMERELEQSTIEADNLGAELEDSGKSAEDAGGRFDKLGGVLKGIGVAMGAVAVAAGAAAIKLGKEVVTQFGELEQNLGGSEAVFGAYAASIQKTGEEAYKNLGISQSEYLATANKMGALFQGSGIQQQKSLELTEKAMQRAADMASVMGIDMSMAMEAVTGAAKGNFTMMDNLGVAMNATNIQAYALAKGLDFTWNTATQAEKAEVAMQMFFENTEQYAGNFAKESTQTISGSIGLLQAAVGSFTAGLGNANADMTNLTENLVDAFKAVVTNIVPVLENIVAALPTATGAILAAVADLLPMLLELVTNIFKQVLEAILNLLPELIPAAVSALLTIVGALIDNLPLLINAAIELVTALVDGIGIALPQLIPAAVSAVTKIVQGLIENLPMLLDAALQLIIGLAQGLVDAIPQLVSALPAIIEALVDFLIESIPEIIDAGIQLLTSLVTALPTIITAVVEAIPQIIDSIISAVIGSIPLIIDAGIRLLISLIQALPQIINTVVAAIPKIITSLVNAIVGNIDKIILAGVQLFVALIANLPRIIVEVVKAVPQIISGLIRAFTGYISSMAQVGGNLIKGLWNGISDAGAWLWSKISGFFGNVVSKIKNFFGINSPSTLFAGIGRNMGEGIGVGFEDAMTAVSRDMQNAVPTNFDLNYRGLSGQGSTNGTSITQNLSVVTPRALSEKELAREFKNLSRKLALEL; the protein is encoded by the coding sequence ATGGCGGACAATTTTGGTTTGAAAATTGGCGTTGAGGGCGAGCGTGAATTTAAGCAAGCTCTCTCCGATATCAATCAGTCCTTTAAGGTACTGGGAAGTGAAATGACCCTTGTAACCAGCCAGTTTGATAAAAATGATAAATCCATACAGTCGGTTACCGCCCGTAATGCGGTTTTGAATAAAGAGATCGACGCACAGAAAGATAAGATTGCTACTCTTAAAGCTGCTCTTGATAACGCCTCCTCCTCTTTTGGCGAAAATGACCGCCGTACGCAGAATTGGCAGATTCAGCTGAACAAGGCACAAGCGGAACTCAATGGTATGGAACGTGAACTTGAGCAGTCCACAATCGAAGCTGATAATCTCGGTGCAGAATTAGAGGATTCGGGTAAAAGTGCAGAAGATGCTGGTGGCAGGTTTGATAAACTCGGTGGCGTACTCAAGGGAATCGGTGTAGCAATGGGTGCTGTTGCCGTTGCCGCAGGAGCCGCTGCTATTAAGTTAGGCAAAGAAGTAGTCACGCAATTTGGAGAGTTGGAGCAAAACTTGGGCGGATCAGAGGCGGTTTTCGGCGCATACGCTGCGTCTATTCAGAAAACTGGTGAAGAAGCCTATAAAAACCTCGGTATCTCTCAAAGCGAGTATCTAGCGACCGCCAACAAGATGGGTGCGTTGTTCCAAGGTTCTGGTATACAGCAACAGAAAAGCCTTGAACTAACCGAAAAAGCCATGCAACGTGCTGCGGACATGGCATCCGTCATGGGTATTGATATGTCTATGGCGATGGAGGCTGTAACAGGTGCAGCAAAAGGCAACTTCACCATGATGGATAACCTCGGTGTTGCTATGAACGCTACTAACATCCAAGCCTACGCTCTCGCAAAGGGTCTGGACTTTACTTGGAATACCGCAACACAAGCAGAAAAAGCCGAAGTTGCAATGCAGATGTTTTTTGAGAACACCGAGCAGTATGCTGGCAACTTTGCAAAAGAATCAACTCAGACCATTTCTGGTTCGATTGGATTGTTACAAGCTGCGGTTGGCTCTTTTACAGCAGGACTTGGCAATGCCAATGCAGATATGACAAATCTGACTGAGAATCTTGTTGATGCGTTCAAGGCAGTTGTCACTAATATCGTACCGGTTTTAGAGAATATCGTAGCAGCACTACCAACAGCGACGGGCGCAATTTTAGCAGCAGTGGCAGACTTGCTTCCAATGCTTCTTGAATTAGTAACAAATATATTCAAGCAGGTACTGGAAGCTATTTTAAACCTCTTACCGGAACTTATCCCGGCGGCGGTAAGTGCTCTATTGACGATTGTCGGAGCGCTGATTGATAATCTTCCGTTACTTATAAATGCAGCAATAGAACTGGTCACAGCGCTTGTTGATGGAATTGGCATAGCTTTACCTCAGCTCATACCCGCAGCAGTTTCAGCGGTTACGAAGATTGTTCAAGGTTTGATTGAGAACCTGCCAATGCTGCTGGATGCGGCTTTGCAGTTGATTATAGGATTAGCGCAGGGATTGGTGGACGCGATACCTCAGCTTGTTTCTGCCTTGCCTGCCATCATCGAAGCACTGGTGGATTTTCTAATAGAATCCATTCCAGAGATTATCGATGCGGGTATACAATTACTGACATCACTGGTGACAGCATTGCCTACCATCATTACGGCAGTTGTGGAAGCAATTCCACAAATCATAGACAGTATTATCAGTGCAGTCATTGGGTCGATTCCCCTGATTATTGATGCAGGCATCCGGCTTTTGATATCGCTAATTCAGGCACTTCCTCAGATTATTAATACTGTTGTAGCCGCGATTCCAAAGATCATAACCTCACTGGTAAATGCTATTGTAGGTAATATCGATAAGATCATCCTGGCCGGTGTTCAGCTTTTTGTGGCATTGATTGCAAACCTGCCAAGGATAATTGTGGAGGTTGTTAAGGCAGTTCCGCAGATCATCTCAGGACTCATCAGGGCCTTTACCGGTTATATAAGCTCAATGGCCCAAGTGGGTGGCAATCTGATTAAGGGATTGTGGAATGGTATTTCGGACGCGGGTGCATGGCTGTGGAGTAAGATCTCAGGATTTTTTGGTAATGTGGTATCGAAGATTAAGAACTTCTTCGGTATCAACTCTCCCTCAACCCTGTTTGCTGGAATTGGACGCAATATGGGCGAAGGCATCGGTGTGGGCTTCGAGGATGCAATGACAGC
- a CDS encoding major tail protein, with translation MATIGLDRLYYSKITEDSSGVETYAVPSVLAKAITAELSVELIEAILYADDGAAEVVKDFNSGTLTLGVDDIGPTVAADLTGASTDDNGVLISASENVGTPVAVGFRAQKANGTYRYFWLYRVKFGLPATNLQTKADSITFSTPTIEGTVMRRNKLDGMGKHPWKAEVTEGDAGVSSATITGWFTQVYEPVYTPEP, from the coding sequence ATGGCAACTATCGGTCTTGACAGACTGTACTATTCAAAGATAACCGAAGATTCTAGCGGAGTAGAAACCTATGCAGTACCTTCGGTGCTTGCTAAAGCTATTACCGCCGAGCTTTCGGTGGAACTGATCGAGGCGATTCTATATGCGGACGACGGTGCCGCGGAAGTTGTAAAAGACTTTAATAGCGGTACGCTCACCCTTGGAGTGGATGACATTGGACCAACTGTCGCGGCAGATCTAACCGGAGCATCCACCGATGACAACGGTGTGCTGATCTCCGCCAGCGAGAATGTGGGTACACCCGTTGCTGTGGGCTTCCGAGCGCAAAAGGCCAACGGCACATATCGTTATTTTTGGCTTTATCGCGTAAAATTCGGCCTACCCGCAACGAACCTGCAGACAAAGGCGGATTCTATCACGTTCTCTACGCCAACCATCGAAGGGACGGTCATGCGCCGTAACAAACTGGATGGCATGGGTAAGCATCCATGGAAAGCAGAGGTCACTGAAGGCGATGCAGGCGTATCTTCTGCAACTATCACCGGTTGGTTCACTCAAGTTTACGAACCGGTCTACACGCCGGAACCTTAG
- a CDS encoding HK97 gp10 family phage protein — protein sequence MAKVTMKMPEDFLLKVSRLNDKTDEIIPRVLEAGGEVVLDKVKSNLNSAVGRDTKYPSRSTGELAAALGVSPALQDRDGNYNVKVGFSEPRRDGSSNAKIANIIEYGKSGQPAKPFLKPAKSTSRKPCIEAMKAKLEEEVNRI from the coding sequence GTGGCTAAAGTAACTATGAAAATGCCGGAGGACTTTCTTCTGAAGGTTTCCCGGTTGAACGATAAAACAGATGAAATCATCCCTCGTGTGCTTGAGGCTGGCGGTGAGGTTGTGCTTGATAAGGTAAAGTCTAATCTAAATTCAGCGGTTGGTCGTGACACAAAGTATCCTTCACGTTCCACCGGCGAGCTTGCAGCAGCATTGGGGGTTTCACCAGCTTTACAGGATAGAGATGGCAACTACAACGTTAAAGTCGGCTTTTCCGAACCACGTCGTGATGGAAGCAGCAATGCAAAGATAGCGAATATCATCGAATACGGAAAATCGGGTCAACCGGCAAAACCATTCTTAAAGCCCGCGAAAAGCACCAGTAGAAAGCCGTGCATCGAAGCGATGAAAGCAAAGCTGGAAGAGGAGGTAAATAGGATATGA
- a CDS encoding head-tail adaptor protein — translation MSFGKMNTFIDIIDTVTIKDSEGFSTEVDNIVASLKAYREGRHGTEMWANRAAFSEATDLFRFRCIPGVTVTTAMLIACEDGRFEITSVEDVKGRGMYIEVLAKEVKPSG, via the coding sequence ATGAGCTTTGGAAAGATGAACACCTTTATAGATATTATTGATACCGTTACTATAAAAGATTCGGAGGGATTCAGCACTGAGGTTGACAATATTGTTGCTTCCCTCAAAGCATATCGGGAAGGTCGGCACGGCACCGAAATGTGGGCGAACAGAGCTGCATTTTCAGAAGCCACCGACCTTTTCCGTTTCCGCTGTATTCCCGGTGTCACCGTTACGACCGCAATGCTTATTGCTTGTGAAGACGGACGGTTTGAAATCACCTCGGTGGAGGATGTCAAAGGTCGTGGAATGTACATTGAAGTACTCGCCAAGGAGGTGAAGCCCAGTGGCTAA
- a CDS encoding head-tail connector protein codes for MTTDNLLPKVKANLILAHDVDDGLLLHYIKAAVSYAESYQHVAEGYYTENNMPPTTEQAVIMLSSHFYESRDGSTAGFFADSVQAGQQVWNTVNLLLRIDRDWKV; via the coding sequence ATGACAACAGATAATCTTCTCCCTAAAGTAAAAGCGAACCTGATCCTGGCACATGATGTAGACGACGGCCTTCTGCTGCATTACATCAAAGCCGCCGTCTCCTACGCGGAGAGCTACCAACATGTCGCTGAGGGTTATTACACTGAAAACAATATGCCGCCCACTACTGAACAGGCAGTAATCATGCTGTCGAGCCATTTCTACGAAAGCAGAGACGGCTCGACGGCTGGTTTCTTTGCCGATAGCGTGCAGGCAGGTCAACAAGTTTGGAACACGGTAAACTTGCTACTCCGCATCGACCGGGATTGGAAGGTGTAG
- a CDS encoding head fiber protein: protein MSYNSKNYMEQGGEKWIIGGTLEVLPGASVTGLPTAENQANSTATDVAGLVTDFNALLTKLKAAGLMAADE, encoded by the coding sequence ATGAGTTATAACTCAAAGAATTATATGGAACAGGGCGGCGAAAAGTGGATCATCGGTGGCACACTAGAAGTCCTGCCGGGAGCCTCGGTAACGGGGCTTCCTACTGCAGAGAATCAAGCGAATAGCACTGCCACCGACGTCGCTGGTCTGGTCACAGACTTCAATGCTCTTCTTACAAAGCTAAAAGCAGCGGGTTTGATGGCGGCAGACGAATAA
- a CDS encoding phage major capsid protein: MSKILELREKRAKAWDAAKAFLDTKRGGDGLLSAEDTTTYEKMENDVVALGKEIERLERQASIDLELSKATSNPITNAPSKGAEEKTGRASAEYRKAFWNAMRTRAGEGLDVNVRNALQIGTDTEGGYLVPDEFERTLVEALEDENIFRSLANVITTSSGDRKIPVVATKGTASWVDEEGIIPESDDSFGQVSISAYKLATLIKVSEELLNDSVFNLEAYISKEFARRIGNKEEEAFFTGDGSGKPTGILAASGGAQIGVTTAGATAITMDEVLDLFYSLKAPYRNRAVFVMNDATVKAIRKLKDGQGQYLWQPSLQAGTPDTIMNRPLYTSAYVPTIAATAKSIVFGDFSYYWVADRQGRMFKRLNELYAVTGQVGFVATQRVDGKLILPEAIKVLQQHA; this comes from the coding sequence ATGAGTAAGATTCTTGAATTGCGCGAAAAGCGCGCTAAGGCTTGGGACGCGGCAAAGGCGTTCCTTGATACGAAACGTGGTGGTGACGGGCTTTTGTCCGCAGAGGATACCACTACTTACGAGAAGATGGAAAACGACGTTGTGGCATTAGGCAAAGAAATTGAGCGCCTTGAGCGTCAGGCCTCTATCGACTTGGAACTCTCCAAAGCTACCAGCAATCCCATAACAAACGCTCCATCCAAAGGAGCTGAAGAAAAGACTGGTCGTGCATCCGCCGAATACAGGAAAGCGTTCTGGAATGCTATGCGTACTCGTGCAGGTGAAGGACTTGATGTAAACGTAAGAAATGCACTGCAAATAGGTACAGACACCGAGGGTGGTTATCTCGTACCTGACGAGTTTGAGCGTACGCTGGTGGAGGCCCTCGAGGATGAGAACATCTTCCGTTCACTGGCCAATGTTATCACCACATCTTCCGGTGATAGGAAAATTCCAGTCGTAGCTACCAAAGGCACTGCTTCATGGGTCGATGAAGAAGGCATTATTCCAGAGAGTGATGACAGCTTCGGTCAGGTGTCTATTAGTGCCTATAAACTGGCAACCTTGATCAAAGTCTCCGAGGAGTTGCTGAACGATTCCGTGTTCAACCTCGAAGCCTATATCTCCAAAGAGTTTGCAAGGCGTATCGGCAACAAAGAAGAGGAAGCCTTCTTCACTGGTGATGGCTCCGGTAAACCAACAGGCATCCTTGCCGCTTCAGGCGGTGCCCAAATCGGTGTAACTACCGCAGGTGCTACGGCAATCACTATGGATGAGGTGCTCGACCTGTTCTACTCGCTGAAGGCGCCTTACCGTAACAGGGCTGTATTCGTTATGAACGACGCTACTGTAAAGGCAATACGTAAGCTAAAGGACGGTCAGGGCCAGTACCTTTGGCAGCCTTCACTTCAGGCAGGTACGCCTGATACCATCATGAACCGCCCTCTGTACACCTCGGCATATGTGCCAACTATTGCTGCGACCGCCAAGAGCATCGTGTTTGGTGACTTCAGCTATTACTGGGTAGCCGACCGTCAGGGACGTATGTTCAAGAGGTTAAACGAGCTTTATGCAGTCACCGGGCAAGTAGGCTTTGTAGCTACCCAGCGTGTGGACGGTAAGCTGATCCTGCCGGAGGCTATCAAGGTTCTCCAGCAGCACGCATAA
- a CDS encoding head maturation protease, ClpP-related — protein sequence MRKFWNWVRDEATEERTLYLNGEISDETWWGDEVTPKLFKDELMAGSGNVTVWINSPGGDVFAAAQIYNMLMEYTGKVTVKIDGLAASAASVIAMAGGDVFMSPVSMLMIHNPSTIAIGDSEEMLRAKALLDEVKESIINAYELKSGLSRTKLSHLMDAETWMNANKAIELGFADKIMFTEGEDRIPLDTGQGLIFSRAAVCNSLLGKMPKKPKPKTGTPIESLEKRLSLISH from the coding sequence ATGAGAAAATTCTGGAACTGGGTGCGAGATGAAGCCACCGAAGAGCGCACCCTCTACCTCAACGGAGAAATCTCTGACGAGACCTGGTGGGGCGATGAAGTAACACCAAAGCTATTCAAGGATGAATTGATGGCTGGCTCCGGCAATGTTACGGTGTGGATCAACTCGCCCGGTGGTGATGTATTCGCTGCTGCGCAGATCTATAACATGCTAATGGAGTATACCGGAAAAGTCACCGTGAAGATCGACGGATTGGCAGCAAGTGCAGCATCAGTTATTGCTATGGCAGGTGGCGATGTATTTATGTCGCCGGTTTCCATGCTGATGATCCATAATCCTTCGACCATCGCAATCGGCGACAGCGAGGAAATGCTCCGCGCCAAAGCCCTGTTGGATGAGGTCAAGGAAAGCATCATCAACGCATATGAACTGAAATCCGGACTATCCCGAACAAAGCTCTCGCACCTCATGGATGCGGAGACTTGGATGAACGCGAACAAAGCCATTGAACTTGGCTTCGCTGACAAAATCATGTTCACGGAAGGTGAAGATCGTATCCCTCTTGATACAGGGCAAGGACTTATATTCTCCCGTGCGGCTGTGTGCAACTCCCTGCTTGGCAAAATGCCCAAAAAACCAAAACCGAAAACAGGTACCCCGATTGAGTCGCTGGAAAAGCGGCTCTCTTTAATTTCACACTAA
- a CDS encoding phage portal protein yields MDLLKGLFRSRDKPQNRVGSAFSFLFGGTSSGKTVNERTAMQTTAVYACVRILAEAIAGLPLHVYRYRLDGGKERIAQHPLYYLLHNEPNPEMTSFVFRETLMSHLLIWGNAYAQIVRNGRGQVVALYPLLPNKMEVGRAQNGELVYTYYRDVDESGLKPKGGYVTLRKDEVLHIPGLGFDGLIGYSPIAMAKNAIGMSLATEEYGAAFFANGANPGGVLEHPGVIKDIQRVKDSWNSAYQGSGNAHRVAVLEEGMKFQAIGIPPEQAQFLETRKFQINEIARIFRVPPHMVGDLEKSSFSNIEQQSLEFVKYTLDPWVVRWEQSLQQSLILPSEKTSLFIKFNLDGLLRGDYQSRMNGYSVGRQNGWMSANDIRELEDMNRITAEEGGDLYLVNGNMLPLSQAGNFYEKEANGQ; encoded by the coding sequence ATGGATTTATTAAAAGGACTGTTCCGTTCAAGGGATAAGCCCCAAAACCGTGTGGGAAGCGCGTTTTCATTCCTGTTTGGCGGCACCAGCAGTGGCAAAACAGTAAACGAGCGAACGGCTATGCAGACCACTGCGGTTTATGCCTGCGTAAGAATATTGGCCGAAGCAATCGCTGGACTGCCTTTACATGTATACAGATACCGCTTGGATGGTGGGAAGGAACGCATCGCACAGCACCCACTGTACTATCTTCTTCATAACGAACCTAACCCTGAGATGACTTCATTCGTGTTTCGAGAAACACTGATGAGTCATCTTTTAATTTGGGGCAATGCTTACGCGCAGATTGTCCGAAACGGTCGCGGTCAGGTTGTTGCGCTTTACCCACTGTTACCAAACAAGATGGAAGTCGGCCGTGCTCAAAACGGCGAGCTGGTTTACACCTATTACCGTGATGTTGACGAAAGCGGACTAAAGCCTAAAGGCGGCTATGTTACGCTCCGCAAGGATGAGGTGCTCCACATACCTGGTCTTGGTTTTGATGGACTTATTGGCTACAGCCCCATAGCAATGGCCAAGAACGCCATCGGCATGTCACTTGCCACTGAGGAATACGGTGCTGCGTTCTTCGCTAACGGTGCAAATCCCGGCGGCGTATTGGAACATCCCGGTGTAATCAAGGATATTCAGCGAGTCAAAGATAGCTGGAACAGCGCTTATCAAGGAAGTGGTAACGCTCATAGGGTTGCCGTACTGGAAGAAGGCATGAAGTTTCAGGCAATTGGTATTCCACCGGAGCAGGCGCAATTTCTGGAAACACGTAAATTCCAAATTAATGAAATCGCCCGTATCTTCCGTGTGCCGCCACATATGGTGGGTGACCTTGAGAAATCCAGCTTCTCCAACATCGAGCAACAATCGCTGGAGTTCGTAAAATACACCCTCGATCCTTGGGTAGTTCGCTGGGAGCAGAGCCTTCAGCAATCGTTAATCCTGCCTTCAGAGAAAACGTCGCTGTTTATTAAGTTTAACCTGGATGGATTGCTTCGAGGTGACTATCAAAGCCGCATGAACGGTTATTCAGTCGGAAGGCAAAACGGATGGATGTCTGCCAATGACATCCGTGAACTGGAGGATATGAACCGCATCACAGCTGAGGAAGGCGGTGATTTGTATCTTGTGAACGGCAATATGCTCCCGCTCTCACAGGCGGGTAATTTTTATGAAAAGGAGGCTAATGGCCAATGA
- a CDS encoding terminase large subunit, whose protein sequence is MQVYFYARKEAADIRKLKKYTPTRFKSADSIYDKASADYAVAFIEALSHTKGTWAGKPFELIDWQERIIRDVFGTLKPNGYRQFNTAYVEIPKKMGKSELAAAVALLLTCGDNEERAEVYGCAADRNQASIVFNVAADMVRMCPALSKRVKILDSMKRLIYQPTGSIYQVLSADVGNKHGFNTHGVVFDELHTQPNRKLYDVMTKGSGDARMQPLYFLITTAGDNQNSICWEVHQKALDIINGRKNDPTFYPVIYGADPEDDWTDPKVWKKANPSLGITVSMDKVKAAFESARQNPAEENSFRQLRLNQWVKQAVRWMPMDKWDACAFTVDTEALKGRVCYGGLDLSSSTDITAFVLVFPPLDEDDKYMVLPFFWIPEDNIDLRVRRDHVNYDVWKKQGFLKTTEGNVVHYGFIESFIEELGTKYNIREIAFDRWGAVQMTQNLENLGFTVVPFGQGFKDMSPPTKELMKLTLEQKIAHGGHPVLRWMMDNIFVRTDPAGNIKADKEKSTEKIDGAVATIMALDRAIRCGNGSGGESVYNERGLLIL, encoded by the coding sequence ATGCAGGTCTATTTTTATGCTCGGAAGGAGGCGGCGGATATACGAAAACTCAAGAAATACACACCAACCCGGTTTAAGTCGGCTGATTCTATCTATGATAAAGCCTCCGCCGATTATGCCGTTGCCTTTATCGAAGCCCTCTCACATACCAAAGGTACGTGGGCGGGAAAGCCTTTTGAACTAATCGATTGGCAGGAGAGGATAATTCGTGATGTATTTGGAACTCTGAAGCCGAACGGCTACCGGCAGTTCAACACAGCTTATGTAGAAATACCGAAGAAGATGGGAAAAAGTGAGCTAGCGGCGGCTGTTGCCCTGTTGCTCACCTGCGGAGATAATGAGGAACGCGCTGAGGTTTACGGATGCGCTGCCGACCGTAACCAGGCATCCATCGTTTTTAACGTGGCAGCAGATATGGTGCGGATGTGTCCGGCTCTGTCCAAACGAGTGAAAATCCTCGACTCTATGAAGCGACTCATCTATCAGCCGACAGGCAGTATTTATCAGGTGCTTTCAGCTGATGTTGGAAACAAGCATGGCTTTAACACCCACGGTGTGGTGTTTGACGAGCTTCATACCCAGCCAAACAGAAAATTGTACGACGTTATGACCAAGGGCAGTGGTGATGCAAGAATGCAGCCGCTGTATTTCCTTATAACTACTGCTGGCGACAACCAGAACAGTATCTGCTGGGAGGTACACCAGAAGGCCCTTGATATTATAAATGGCAGAAAAAACGATCCAACCTTCTACCCCGTTATATATGGGGCTGACCCCGAGGATGACTGGACAGATCCAAAAGTGTGGAAGAAAGCAAATCCATCTTTGGGAATCACCGTCAGCATGGATAAGGTTAAAGCAGCATTTGAATCAGCAAGGCAAAACCCGGCTGAGGAGAACAGCTTCCGACAGCTTCGGCTCAATCAATGGGTAAAACAGGCCGTGCGCTGGATGCCAATGGACAAATGGGATGCTTGTGCTTTTACCGTTGATACAGAAGCTCTAAAAGGGCGCGTCTGCTATGGTGGGCTTGACCTCTCCTCATCGACCGATATTACGGCTTTCGTGCTGGTCTTTCCGCCATTGGATGAGGATGATAAATACATGGTTTTGCCATTCTTCTGGATACCGGAGGACAACATCGATTTGCGCGTACGCCGTGACCATGTAAATTACGATGTATGGAAAAAGCAAGGGTTTCTTAAAACCACGGAGGGCAACGTGGTCCATTATGGCTTTATAGAAAGCTTTATAGAAGAGCTTGGTACAAAATATAACATTCGAGAAATCGCCTTTGACCGTTGGGGTGCTGTGCAAATGACGCAGAATCTTGAAAACCTCGGCTTTACGGTTGTTCCATTCGGCCAAGGCTTTAAAGATATGTCTCCACCGACCAAAGAACTGATGAAACTGACCTTGGAACAGAAAATAGCTCACGGAGGTCATCCGGTCCTTCGGTGGATGATGGACAACATTTTTGTCCGAACCGATCCTGCCGGAAATATAAAGGCGGATAAGGAAAAGTCGACTGAGAAAATCGACGGCGCGGTAGCAACCATCATGGCACTAGACCGCGCCATCCGATGTGGTAACGGCAGTGGCGGAGAATCAGTGTACAACGAGCGGGGACTGCTTATTTTGTAA
- a CDS encoding DUF5049 domain-containing protein, protein MDKKIKEQILAIRATGETNMFDVPKVKEIAMREGYAELLVYLADNTGAYARFILTGEEK, encoded by the coding sequence ATGGATAAGAAGATAAAGGAACAGATTCTAGCCATCCGCGCAACAGGTGAAACGAACATGTTTGATGTGCCGAAGGTGAAGGAAATCGCTATGAGAGAGGGATACGCTGAGTTACTTGTTTACCTCGCGGATAACACTGGTGCATATGCCCGTTTTATTCTGACGGGCGAAGAGAAATAA
- a CDS encoding gamma-glutamylcyclotransferase family protein, which produces MNKTFYLAYGSNLNLEQMAHRCPTAKPVGPVVLKDYQLLFRGAHGGSVATVEPFKGKTVPCLLWEITPADEAALDRYEGFPFLYRKETVKVKLGKKNVETMVYIMNEGRPLGTPSCFYYSVILNGYKTADFDIGILKQAVEDSKEVENG; this is translated from the coding sequence ATGAATAAAACATTCTATCTCGCCTATGGCTCAAATCTTAACCTTGAGCAAATGGCGCACCGTTGCCCCACAGCAAAACCTGTCGGGCCAGTAGTTTTGAAGGACTACCAGTTATTGTTTCGAGGGGCACACGGCGGCTCTGTGGCGACCGTGGAACCTTTTAAAGGCAAGACAGTCCCATGCCTGCTGTGGGAGATTACCCCGGCTGATGAAGCGGCACTCGATCGCTACGAGGGTTTTCCGTTCCTCTACCGAAAGGAAACAGTCAAAGTCAAACTTGGCAAAAAGAACGTAGAAACTATGGTTTACATCATGAATGAAGGTCGACCACTCGGCACTCCAAGCTGCTTTTATTACAGCGTTATCTTAAATGGCTACAAGACTGCAGACTTCGATATCGGTATTCTAAAACAGGCTGTGGAGGATTCTAAGGAGGTCGAAAATGGATAA
- a CDS encoding amidoligase family protein: MFTSRFGIEIEFTGITRNDAAKVAADFLNGTVTHTGDYYDTKKVTAPDGRVWKFMSDGSISCQKKQGRQKVAATRDYSVELVSPILTYREDIEILQELVRQLRHAGGFANNSCGIHIHLNGSDHTPRSIRNFMNIIASKNDLFYKALQIAPERMSYCKKMDSLLVEKINRRKPKTMEAIENLWYEGYSESTSRHYHSSRYHFLNLHSFFTGNHTVELRGFNSELHAGKVRSYIVLALALNHQALTQKCASAKKPQAENEKFAMRTYLNRIGFIGEEFANCREHLTAHLDGSAAWRFRAA, translated from the coding sequence ATGTTTACAAGCAGATTCGGGATTGAGATTGAGTTTACAGGCATTACAAGAAACGACGCGGCCAAGGTTGCAGCCGACTTCCTAAACGGAACGGTTACACACACCGGCGATTATTACGATACCAAGAAGGTAACGGCCCCGGACGGACGGGTTTGGAAGTTTATGAGCGACGGCAGCATCTCCTGCCAAAAGAAACAAGGCCGCCAGAAGGTAGCTGCCACCCGCGATTATAGCGTTGAGCTAGTAAGCCCCATATTAACCTACCGCGAGGACATTGAAATACTTCAGGAATTGGTCAGGCAGCTTCGTCACGCTGGCGGATTTGCAAACAACTCCTGCGGAATTCACATACACCTTAACGGCTCGGACCATACACCGAGGAGCATAAGGAACTTCATGAACATCATCGCTAGTAAGAATGACCTTTTTTACAAGGCTTTGCAGATAGCACCTGAACGAATGAGTTACTGCAAAAAGATGGATAGCCTCCTGGTCGAGAAAATAAACCGACGCAAACCGAAAACGATGGAAGCCATAGAGAACCTTTGGTACGAGGGCTACAGCGAAAGCACCAGCCGCCACTACCATTCAAGCCGATACCATTTTCTTAACCTGCACAGCTTTTTCACCGGCAACCATACGGTCGAGCTTCGAGGCTTCAACAGCGAACTACACGCAGGTAAGGTAAGAAGCTACATTGTTCTCGCCCTTGCTCTCAACCACCAGGCACTCACACAGAAATGCGCCTCGGCAAAGAAACCGCAGGCTGAAAATGAAAAGTTCGCAATGCGAACCTACCTCAATCGCATCGGTTTCATCGGCGAGGAATTCGCAAACTGCCGGGAGCACTTGACCGCCCACCTGGACGGCTCGGCTGCTTGGCGATTTCGGGCAGCCTGA